DNA sequence from the Candidatus Kaistella beijingensis genome:
GTATTTTGAAACCAAGTGAAGTGGCGGAAAATTCCATGAAAGCGATGGCGAAAATAATCAACGAAAATTTTCCGAGAGAATATCTGTTTGCTGTAGAAGGCGGTGTGGAAGAAATCACCGGGATTCTAGAACTAAAATTCGATAAAATATTTTTCACGGGAAGTACCAAAGTGGGCAAAATCGTTTACGAAGCCGCCGCAAAAAACCTAACTCCCGTTACTTTGGAATTGGGTGGAAAAAGTCCTGCAATCGTTGCTGCGTCGGCAAATTTAGAAGTAGCGGCAAGAAGAATTGTTTGGGGGAAATTTCTAAATGCAGGACAAACTTGCGTTGCTCCTGATTATATTTTGGTGGATGAACGAGTGAAAGACAGTTTAGTTACTTCCCTAAAGAAATATATTCAAAAGTTCAGTTACAAAGCTGATTCCGAACAATATACACAAATCATTAACGAGAAAAATTTCGAGCGATTGATAAAAATGATCGACCCGGAAAATGTTTTTTACGGCGGAAATTTTGATGCTAGAAAAAGATTCATCGAACCTACGATTTTGCAGAACGTCACTTGGGAAGATTCGGTGATGCAGGAAGAAATTTTCGGTCCTATTCTACCTGTTTTGACTTACAAAAATTTCAACGAAGCGCTTCTTCAAATTTCTAAGCATGAAAAACCACTCGCTGCCTATTTGTTCACCAACAATTCCGAAGAAAAAGATCTATTTACTTCTAGGATTTCTTTTGGCGGCGGATGTATTAATGACGTGGTGATGCATCTGAGTAATGACCATCTTCCTTTCGGCGGCGTGGGAAATTCGGGAATCGGGAATTATCACGGGAAATTTGGTTTCGATACTTTTTCTCATCAGAAAGCAATATTGGAACGTACAACTTGGGGCGAACCTGATTTGAAATATCCTCCTTATTCACAGAAAAAATTGACTTGGATTAAGCGAGTTCTTTAACTTTTCATGCCGTTATATTTTCTCGCAGATTTAGGGGATTTCGCAGATTTTATTGCAAAAAATACATCAAAAAAGGTGGTTTAAAATTGACCACCTTTTATTTATTAACCGAAAATTCTCTTTTATCCTTTTGGTTTCCAAGCGTTGAAAAATTCCTTCACTTTTTCCAAACTGTACCCTTTTCCTTCCTCCAAAACTGCGCTGTCCTGCGTGTGGATTTGTTTTCCGTCCTTATCCAAAACTATGAAAACAGGATAGCCAAACTTTTCACCAGGATTTCCATATTTTGCGAAAACTTTCACATTTTTATTTTCTGGTGAATAATTTAAGTGATAATAAAGGTAATTTTGGTCGATAATCTCCTTTAATTCGGGAGTTGTCTGTACATAATTATTAAATCTCAAACACCAAATACACCAGTTTCCACCTGCTTGAAGAATAATATTTTTATTTTCTTTCTTCGCAATTTTTACCAGTTCTGCAATTTTTGCTTCCGCATTTTCCTTGTCGTTATAAGGTTTAGGGAGCTTTGCTTTTTCTTCAGCTGCCGCTTTTTTCTTGGCTTCTGCAATGGCTGCACTGTCTGCTTCTACCATTAATGATTTGTCGGTTTCGATTTTTT
Encoded proteins:
- a CDS encoding aldehyde dehydrogenase codes for the protein MNFQEILNEQKEFFNSQKTKNVKFRKRALQQLKEAILKNEDLMYEAIYKDFGKSKFDTFTTEISFVLKEIEFYLKNLNSLSSPKKVRTNLANQLGSSKIYSEPLGNTLVIGAWNYPYQLSLSPLIAAVAAGNTCILKPSEVAENSMKAMAKIINENFPREYLFAVEGGVEEITGILELKFDKIFFTGSTKVGKIVYEAAAKNLTPVTLELGGKSPAIVAASANLEVAARRIVWGKFLNAGQTCVAPDYILVDERVKDSLVTSLKKYIQKFSYKADSEQYTQIINEKNFERLIKMIDPENVFYGGNFDARKRFIEPTILQNVTWEDSVMQEEIFGPILPVLTYKNFNEALLQISKHEKPLAAYLFTNNSEEKDLFTSRISFGGGCINDVVMHLSNDHLPFGGVGNSGIGNYHGKFGFDTFSHQKAILERTTWGEPDLKYPPYSQKKLTWIKRVL
- a CDS encoding thioredoxin family protein, giving the protein MVEADSAAIAEAKKKAAAEEKAKLPKPYNDKENAEAKIAELVKIAKKENKNIILQAGGNWCIWCLRFNNYVQTTPELKEIIDQNYLYYHLNYSPENKNVKVFAKYGNPGEKFGYPVFIVLDKDGKQIHTQDSAVLEEGKGYSLEKVKEFFNAWKPKG